In Alkalihalobacillus sp. AL-G, the genomic stretch AATACTTCCTGCAACCAGACTTCAGCAGGTTGACTTCTGAAGGTGTCCTTTTCGCACTTGGACAATCCTTCTTCTCGTTAAGCCTTGGGGTATCCGTCATGGTAACATACAGCTCCTATTTATCGAAAAAGGAAAGCCTTGTTAAGTCTGCAACCTCTATCGTCATGATGAACATATTTATTACGATCCTAGCAGGTCTTGCAATATTCCCAGCGGTATTTTCATTTGGATTTGAACCCGAACAAGGGCCTGGACTGCTTTTTGTGGTGCTCCCTTCTGTGTTTGCCCAAATGCCTGGCGGCGTTATCTTTTTCGCAATCTTCCTGGCCCTTTTCTTGTTCGCAACATTGACATCTGCGTTCTCGATGCTAGAAATCATTGTCGCTTCAGTTGCGAAGGACTCTGGAAAAGAAGCACGTTCGAAAGCTTCATGGTGGATTGGACTCGCGATTTTCGTAGTAGGTATTCCAGCTGCCTTATCGTTTGGAATTTTAGGCGATTACAAGTGGATGGACAAGACGATCTTCGATTTGATGGATTACCTTGTCAGTAATATTATGCTTCCAGTCGGAGCATTGTTGATTTCAATCTTTGTTTCCTGGAGGATGCCTCGTAAAACATTGGTGGAAGAGCTTACGGATGGTAGCAGCTTCGGTAAAAAATTACTAGCCTTGTGGGTGTTGATTTTAAAATTTGTGGTACCTATTGTCATCATCATTGTGTTCCTCGATGCATTAGGTGTACTCGACATGTTGTTTGGCTAATAAGGATAGGAAAAATGAGCAGCTACTCTGGTGGCTGCTCTTTCTGTTTGCTTTACATAAAGTCGATTTGCTTCCGCAGATCTTCATTATAAATTCCTCTAGGTGGCTTCATGGGGAGTGTATGGTTCGCGTTCCGTGCACAAATGCAGCTGACGGGCACGGAAGACGAAGACGGGTTTGCATTCCCTTCTCATGCATAAAATCCAGCTGGCAGGCATCATGAGTGTGCCAATCGAAAGTATGGCTTAAGCTAGACGCTATCACCCCATGTTTAGGATTCGATTCCTTGGTGGATTATATAGTACAATGGGACACGTCAACATGAGTGAAACAACGAAAGGGGAAGTACTATGTTAAACCAAAAAGTGGCGATTGTAACGGGTGGCTCAAGAGGAGCAGGCAAAGCGATCGCAGGCAGACTTGCTGCTGAAGGTACAAAATTAGCTATCATAGGATCATCTGAACAAATTCATGAATCAGCAAAAGAGCTGACTGAAAACGGTGCGGAGGTACTAAGCATTCAAGCAGATGTCTCTAATGAACAACAAGTGAAAAATGCATTTAAACAAGCAATCGATCATTACGGTCAAATCGACCTTTTAGTCAATAATGCTGGGCTCGGATTTTTCAAGCCGACAGAAGAGACAACGCTTGAAGAGTGGCAGAAGGTTTTCGCCGTTAATGTCCAAGGTGTTTTCTTATGCACAAAGGAAATCCTACCATTTATGAAGGAGAAAAAGTCGGGGACAATCATTACGATTTCTTCCGATGTCGGCCGACGTACGATTGCGAATGGTGCAGCATATACTGCTACAAAATATGCGGTACAAGGATTCATCGGTTCGGTCGCACAGGAGGTTCAAGAATATGGCATTCGCATCGGAACGATCAATCCAGGAGCGATTGACACCTATTTTGCTGATAGCAAGCAAGGCGAAACACATAAAGAAGACTGGCTGAAGGTCAATGATATCGCTGAAGCGGTTTGTTATATGGCATCTGCACCAAAACATATGGTTGTGGATGAAATCATGCTCCACCCGCTCTCTCAGGAATACCCGAGAATTTAATAAGTACTTTTCAAAAAGAAAAACAGCCGAGTGTTGTTTTTCTTTTTGGCTATTTTCATATAGACTGCGTTCAGGATAGAAGATTCAGCATGTGATAAATGTGTAAAACGAATGCTTACTTTATCGTTTCAAAAGTATAATTATACAACAGTTGAAATGTTGGGAAGTGCATAGAAAAAACGTAATAAAAGAGGTTGACTTTCAGCATTTTATTTTAATGAAATTCTTTTTCTTCTATTCATAATATCTATTACAACTGCTACCAACAAGGAAACCCCCAATGCAAATGACAGAAAAATGATAACAACTATATCCGTAATTGCTTCATATCCTTGTGAAATAAATGACATTTTTAAATAAACCAAAGCAATGCTTAATGCAGATACAATAGAAGGAATATATTTCATAAGTTTATTTGATGTATTTTTGCTAAATCTATAAAGCAAAACCGATATAAAAGTAATAATAACTATTCCAACCGGAATGGCGAAATTAACACTCATATTATACAATCCCTCCTTTAGCTTAATTTTATCAGAAAATTCACATATTGTAATTTTATAAAAAAAATAATCTTTGACAAAGCAGGCTTGTTTTTTTATACATACATTTAATATGCAAGCTTTACTATAACCTTTAATGTTAGCGACTTCATCACTGTAGTGCTTTTGTTCGGTTCATTGATTTTCATTTAACAAAATGTTATTATATCGTTAAATAAACGTCATATGTATTATCGATAATATTATAGATATACGTCAATCAGTGGATGCAAAGGAGGCGCTATTTTTGAAGCCAGGCATGGAAGTTGGACAAAAGGCTGCCATTACAGCCCAAGTTACACCAGATATGTATGCACAATTCGAAGGAAACCTTGTTCATCCAGCTTATTCCACCGTATCGATGGTTTATCATATGGAGTGGGCTGCACGCCAGATTATTCTTCCGTATCTAGAAGACCATGAAGAAGGAATCGGCGGAGGAGTTACAGCCAAGCACTTGAATCCTACTCCAGCAGGTAGCACCGTAACGATTACTGCAACCCTTCGTGAAGTAAAAGGAAAAGCGGTTATTTGCGACTTGGAAGTCCATAATGAGAAGGAAATGATCGGTGAAGGAGAAGTGACACAATACATTCTTCCTAAAGAAATGATTGAACAGAAAATAAAATCGATGAAGGTTTGATTTTTTTAAATGAAAATGTAAGCGGTTACGAGTCTTAAAGTTTAGAAGATTATTAGAATTGGGGGACTTACATCATGTTTGAACGTATAAATGGACACGAACAAGTTTTATTTTGTAACGATCCGGATACAGGGTTGAAGGCGATTATCGCCATACATAATACGACTTTGGGCCCAGCGCTGGGTGGTTGTCGTATGAGACCATATGCTTCAACAGATGAGGCAATTGAAGACGTACTCCGCCTGTCGAAAGGCATGACGTATAAATGTGCCGCTGCAGATGTGGATTTTGGCGGAGGGAAGTCTGTCATCATAGGTGATCCGCTCAAGGATCGTACCCCAGAATTATTCCGTGCTTTCGGTCAATTTGTAGAATCGTTGAATGGTCGTTTTTATACAGGGACTGATATGGGGACTACCCCAGGAGATTTTGTCCATGCGTTAAAAGAGACGAATTGTATCGTCGGAGTTCCAGAAGAGTACGGCGGTAGTGGTGATTCTTCGGTTCCGACTGCACAAGGCGTTTTATACGGATTAAAGGCATCTAACAATGTTATGTATGGTTCGGATGAACTCAGCGGAAAAGTTTACTCCATACAAGGCCTCGGTAAAGTTGGTTTTAAGGTAGCCGAAAAGCTTCTTGAAGTAGGAGCGGATATTTACGTAACGGATATCAATGAAAAAGCGATTAAAAACCTTGTTCAAGTCGCTGAAGGATTAAAAGGGAACGTAAAATTCGTAGAAGGAAACGAAATCTATAGTGTTCCTGCAGATGTATTTGTTCCTTGTGCACTCGGTGGAATCATTAACGATGAAACTATTGAACAGCTAAAGGTGAAGGCTGTCGTCGGTTCTGCGAACAATCAGCTTTTAAAGGATGAGCACGGCACCTATTTACAGCAAAAAGGTATCCTGTACGCACCAGATTATATTGTCAATGCTGGTGGACTTATTCAAGT encodes the following:
- a CDS encoding sodium-dependent transporter, with product MAQHEQWGSKLSFILAAAGSAIGLGAIWKFPYVAGSSGGGAFFLVFLLFTFLVGFPLLLAEFVIGRSSQKEAISAYRSIAPRWTFIGRMGVFTAFILLSFYSVIGGWILLYFGATLTGYTMGVENYEQLFGTIISNPWTAVGAQLAFMFLTIIVVAKGVKDGIEKASKWMMPALFILFIVLIARSLTLDGAMEGVKYFLQPDFSRLTSEGVLFALGQSFFSLSLGVSVMVTYSSYLSKKESLVKSATSIVMMNIFITILAGLAIFPAVFSFGFEPEQGPGLLFVVLPSVFAQMPGGVIFFAIFLALFLFATLTSAFSMLEIIVASVAKDSGKEARSKASWWIGLAIFVVGIPAALSFGILGDYKWMDKTIFDLMDYLVSNIMLPVGALLISIFVSWRMPRKTLVEELTDGSSFGKKLLALWVLILKFVVPIVIIIVFLDALGVLDMLFG
- a CDS encoding SDR family oxidoreductase, whose translation is MLNQKVAIVTGGSRGAGKAIAGRLAAEGTKLAIIGSSEQIHESAKELTENGAEVLSIQADVSNEQQVKNAFKQAIDHYGQIDLLVNNAGLGFFKPTEETTLEEWQKVFAVNVQGVFLCTKEILPFMKEKKSGTIITISSDVGRRTIANGAAYTATKYAVQGFIGSVAQEVQEYGIRIGTINPGAIDTYFADSKQGETHKEDWLKVNDIAEAVCYMASAPKHMVVDEIMLHPLSQEYPRI
- a CDS encoding thioesterase family protein yields the protein MKPGMEVGQKAAITAQVTPDMYAQFEGNLVHPAYSTVSMVYHMEWAARQIILPYLEDHEEGIGGGVTAKHLNPTPAGSTVTITATLREVKGKAVICDLEVHNEKEMIGEGEVTQYILPKEMIEQKIKSMKV
- a CDS encoding Glu/Leu/Phe/Val dehydrogenase dimerization domain-containing protein; its protein translation is MFERINGHEQVLFCNDPDTGLKAIIAIHNTTLGPALGGCRMRPYASTDEAIEDVLRLSKGMTYKCAAADVDFGGGKSVIIGDPLKDRTPELFRAFGQFVESLNGRFYTGTDMGTTPGDFVHALKETNCIVGVPEEYGGSGDSSVPTAQGVLYGLKASNNVMYGSDELSGKVYSIQGLGKVGFKVAEKLLEVGADIYVTDINEKAIKNLVQVAEGLKGNVKFVEGNEIYSVPADVFVPCALGGIINDETIEQLKVKAVVGSANNQLLKDEHGTYLQQKGILYAPDYIVNAGGLIQVSDELYNPNKARVLAKTRAIYDTLMEIYQNSKAQSISTAEAANLFCDSRIESRKKRNSFFSHKKRQKWAVRN